From a region of the Falco peregrinus isolate bFalPer1 chromosome 5, bFalPer1.pri, whole genome shotgun sequence genome:
- the ALKBH5 gene encoding RNA demethylase ALKBH5 isoform X1 — MAGSGYTDLREKLKSMMPYRDGHKGGGGGSLPREPPEPPYDRKRRHQEDSGSEPSDYEEQKEEEEARKVKSGIRQLRLFSAEECAKIEARIEDVVSRAEKGLYKEHTVDRAPLRNKYFFGEGYTYGSQLQRRGPGQERLYPRGEVDAIPEWVHDLVIRKLVEHRVIPEGFVNSAVINDYQPGGCIVSHVDPIHIFERPIVSVSFFSDSALCFGCKFQFKPIRVSEPVLFLPVKRGSVTVLSGYAADEITHCIRPQDIKERRAVIILRKTRLDAPRLETKSLSSSVLPPGYNSDRLSGSNRDQILKPKRSHRKADPDAAHRPRILEMDKEENRRSVLLPKHRRRSNFSSENYWRRSYEYTEDCDEEEEDGSPARKVKMRRH, encoded by the exons ATGGCCGGCAGCGGCTACACGGACCTGCGGGAGAAGCTCAAGTCCATGATGCCCTACCGGGACGGCCACaaaggcggcggcggcggcagcctCCCGCGGgagccccccgagcccccctACGATCGCAAGCGCCGGCACCAGGAGGACTCCGGTTCCGAGCCCAGCGACTACGAGgagcagaaggaggaggaggaagctcGGAAAGTCAAAAGCGGCATCCGCCAGCTTCGCCTCTTCAGTGCCGAGGAGTGCGCCAAGATCGAAGCTCGGATCGAGGACGTGGTGTCCCGGGCGGAGAAGGGGCTCTACAAGGAGCACACGGTGGACCGGGCACCTCTGCGGAACAAGTATTTTTTCGGGGAGGGCTACACCTACGGGTCCCAGCTGCAGAGACGAGGCCCCGGCCAGGAGCGCCTGTACCCACGGGGAGAGGTGGACGCCATCCCCGAGTGGGTGCACGACCTGGTGATCAGGAAGCTGGTGGAGCACCGGGTGATTCCCGAGGGCTTTGTGAACAGTGCCGTCATCAACGACTACCAGCCGGGAGGCTGCATTGTCTCCCACGTGGACCCCATCCATATCTTTGAGAGGCCCATCGTCTCCGTCTCCTTCTTCAGCGACTCGGCGCTCTGCTTCGGGTGTAAATTCCAGTTCAAACCCATAAGGGTCTCGGAGCCCGTTCTCTTCTTGCCGGTGAAGAGGGGAAGCGTCACGGTGCTCAG TGGATATGCAGCCGATGAAATTACACACTGTATTCGACCACAGGACATAAAGGAGAGAAGAGCTGTCATCATCCTTCGAAA aacaAGACTAGATGCACCTCGATTGGAAACAAAATCCCTGAGTAGCTCTGTGTTGCCACCAGGTTATAACTCTGACCGTCTATCAGGAAGCAACCGGGACCAGATCCTGAAACCAAAGCGGTCCCATCGCAAAGCAGACCCTGATGCTGCTCACAG GCCACGGATTCTGGAAATGGATAAAGAGGAGAACAGGCGCTCAGTCCTCTTACCAAAACATAGGAGACGGAGCAACTTCAGCTCCGAGAACTATTGGCGAAGGTCTTATGAGTACACAGAGGACTGTGacgaggaagaggaggatggcAGCCCAGCCAGGAAAGTTAAAATGAGGCGACACTGA
- the ALKBH5 gene encoding RNA demethylase ALKBH5 isoform X2, whose product MAGSGYTDLREKLKSMMPYRDGHKGGGGGSLPREPPEPPYDRKRRHQEDSGSEPSDYEEQKEEEEARKVKSGIRQLRLFSAEECAKIEARIEDVVSRAEKGLYKEHTVDRAPLRNKYFFGEGYTYGSQLQRRGPGQERLYPRGEVDAIPEWVHDLVIRKLVEHRVIPEGFVNSAVINDYQPGGCIVSHVDPIHIFERPIVSVSFFSDSALCFGCKFQFKPIRVSEPVLFLPVKRGSVTVLRTRLDAPRLETKSLSSSVLPPGYNSDRLSGSNRDQILKPKRSHRKADPDAAHRPRILEMDKEENRRSVLLPKHRRRSNFSSENYWRRSYEYTEDCDEEEEDGSPARKVKMRRH is encoded by the exons ATGGCCGGCAGCGGCTACACGGACCTGCGGGAGAAGCTCAAGTCCATGATGCCCTACCGGGACGGCCACaaaggcggcggcggcggcagcctCCCGCGGgagccccccgagcccccctACGATCGCAAGCGCCGGCACCAGGAGGACTCCGGTTCCGAGCCCAGCGACTACGAGgagcagaaggaggaggaggaagctcGGAAAGTCAAAAGCGGCATCCGCCAGCTTCGCCTCTTCAGTGCCGAGGAGTGCGCCAAGATCGAAGCTCGGATCGAGGACGTGGTGTCCCGGGCGGAGAAGGGGCTCTACAAGGAGCACACGGTGGACCGGGCACCTCTGCGGAACAAGTATTTTTTCGGGGAGGGCTACACCTACGGGTCCCAGCTGCAGAGACGAGGCCCCGGCCAGGAGCGCCTGTACCCACGGGGAGAGGTGGACGCCATCCCCGAGTGGGTGCACGACCTGGTGATCAGGAAGCTGGTGGAGCACCGGGTGATTCCCGAGGGCTTTGTGAACAGTGCCGTCATCAACGACTACCAGCCGGGAGGCTGCATTGTCTCCCACGTGGACCCCATCCATATCTTTGAGAGGCCCATCGTCTCCGTCTCCTTCTTCAGCGACTCGGCGCTCTGCTTCGGGTGTAAATTCCAGTTCAAACCCATAAGGGTCTCGGAGCCCGTTCTCTTCTTGCCGGTGAAGAGGGGAAGCGTCACGGTGCTCAG aacaAGACTAGATGCACCTCGATTGGAAACAAAATCCCTGAGTAGCTCTGTGTTGCCACCAGGTTATAACTCTGACCGTCTATCAGGAAGCAACCGGGACCAGATCCTGAAACCAAAGCGGTCCCATCGCAAAGCAGACCCTGATGCTGCTCACAG GCCACGGATTCTGGAAATGGATAAAGAGGAGAACAGGCGCTCAGTCCTCTTACCAAAACATAGGAGACGGAGCAACTTCAGCTCCGAGAACTATTGGCGAAGGTCTTATGAGTACACAGAGGACTGTGacgaggaagaggaggatggcAGCCCAGCCAGGAAAGTTAAAATGAGGCGACACTGA